Proteins from one Deltaproteobacteria bacterium genomic window:
- a CDS encoding N-acetyl-gamma-glutamyl-phosphate reductase, which yields MIKAAVIGASGYTGLELLRILALHDKVEVCYASSRQFAGAPVSSVFPSLMGYLDGLFFDELKGEAEGGVLGSLEGPLGEADCIFCALPHGASMAVVPGLIEAGRKVVDLSADFRLRDAGTYRAWYAPHRAPELLGSAVYGLPELYRRAVEGARLIANPGCYPTSAVLALAPAVKEEVVDPSTIVIDSKSGVSGAGRSASLATSFCEVNEAFGAYKVAVHRHTPEIEAVLSDVAGAAVRVSFTPHLLPLSRGILTTVTASLTGTHTTVALLELYRDFYDGEPFVRVRPEGVFPNISWVRGSNFCDIGLRADGRTGRVVIVSAIDNLVKGASGAAVQNMNILFGFDETEGLRTAPLQI from the coding sequence ATGATAAAGGCGGCCGTAATCGGCGCAAGCGGCTACACGGGGCTTGAGCTGTTGCGCATCCTGGCGCTCCATGACAAGGTGGAGGTATGCTACGCCTCGTCGAGACAGTTCGCCGGGGCGCCGGTATCGTCGGTCTTTCCCTCGCTCATGGGCTATCTCGACGGACTCTTCTTCGATGAATTGAAGGGGGAAGCCGAGGGCGGCGTCCTCGGCTCTCTCGAAGGACCGCTCGGAGAGGCCGACTGCATCTTCTGCGCCCTGCCCCACGGCGCCTCCATGGCCGTCGTGCCCGGGCTCATCGAGGCCGGCAGGAAGGTGGTCGACCTGAGCGCCGACTTCAGGCTCCGTGACGCCGGGACGTATCGCGCCTGGTACGCCCCGCACAGGGCCCCCGAGCTTCTCGGTTCCGCCGTATACGGCCTGCCCGAGCTCTACCGCCGCGCCGTCGAGGGCGCAAGGCTCATAGCAAATCCCGGCTGCTATCCCACGTCGGCCGTGCTCGCCCTGGCGCCGGCCGTCAAGGAGGAGGTCGTAGACCCCTCGACCATCGTCATCGACTCGAAGAGCGGCGTTAGCGGCGCCGGGCGGTCGGCCTCGCTCGCAACCTCCTTCTGCGAGGTCAACGAGGCCTTCGGCGCCTACAAGGTCGCCGTCCATCGCCACACGCCCGAGATAGAGGCCGTCCTCTCCGACGTGGCCGGAGCCGCCGTCAGGGTCTCGTTCACGCCGCATCTCCTGCCCCTGTCGCGGGGCATCCTCACCACCGTGACGGCCTCGCTCACCGGCACCCACACGACGGTGGCGCTTCTCGAACTCTACCGGGACTTCTACGACGGCGAGCCCTTCGTCCGCGTGCGGCCCGAGGGGGTCTTCCCAAACATAAGCTGGGTGCGGGGCTCCAACTTCTGCGACATAGGACTGCGGGCCGACGGCAGGACGGGACGTGTGGTCATAGTCTCGGCCATAGACAACCTCGTGAAGGGCGCTTCAGGGGCGGCGGTGCAGAACATGAACATCCTCTTCGGATTCGACGAGACCGAGGGACTGCGCACCGCGCCGCTCCAAATATGA
- a CDS encoding 30S ribosomal protein S9 has protein sequence MTQEVYSATGRRKTSVARVRLCGGSGEIVINKRPIDEYFTRETLKMIVRQPFEVTGTVGKFSVKANVVGGGISGQAGAVRHGIARALIAMDPALKPTLRKYGLVTRDPRMKERKKYGQRGARARFQFSKR, from the coding sequence ATGACTCAGGAAGTCTACAGCGCCACCGGAAGGCGCAAGACCTCGGTGGCCAGGGTGAGGCTCTGCGGCGGGTCGGGAGAGATCGTCATCAACAAGAGGCCCATAGACGAGTACTTCACCAGGGAGACCCTCAAGATGATCGTCCGCCAGCCCTTCGAGGTGACCGGCACGGTCGGCAAGTTCTCCGTCAAGGCCAACGTGGTGGGCGGCGGCATATCGGGACAGGCCGGGGCCGTAAGACACGGCATCGCCAGGGCCCTTATCGCCATGGACCCGGCCCTCAAGCCCACCCTGCGAAAATACGGTCTCGTCACCAGGGACCCGCGCATGAAGGAGAGGAAGAAGTACGGCCAGAGGGGCGCGCGGGCGAGGTTCCAGTTCTCCAAGAGATAG
- a CDS encoding 50S ribosomal protein L13, translating to MKTYLAKTGEVKREWYLVDAAGKNLGRTAAAIASVLRGKHKPVYTPGVDTGDFVVVVNADKVSVTGRKLTDKIYYRHTNYPGGLRTVALGKLLAEKPEEAIRKAVWGMLPKGPLGRSLFRKLKVYAGPDHPHAAQRPRPLLD from the coding sequence ATGAAGACCTATCTTGCAAAGACCGGCGAGGTGAAGAGGGAGTGGTACCTCGTCGACGCGGCGGGCAAGAACCTCGGCAGGACCGCCGCCGCCATAGCGTCGGTGCTCAGGGGCAAGCACAAGCCCGTCTACACTCCGGGCGTGGACACCGGCGATTTCGTCGTCGTCGTAAACGCCGACAAGGTGAGCGTCACCGGCAGAAAGCTCACCGACAAGATCTACTACAGGCATACCAACTACCCCGGCGGCCTCAGGACTGTCGCCCTGGGCAAGCTCCTCGCCGAGAAGCCAGAAGAGGCCATCAGGAAGGCCGTCTGGGGCATGCTCCCCAAGGGGCCGCTCGGCAGATCGCTCTTCAGGAAGCTCAAGGTCTACGCCGGTCCCGACCACCCGCACGCAGCGCAGCGCCCCAGGCCGCTCCTGGACTGA